The following is a genomic window from Phaseolus vulgaris cultivar G19833 chromosome 6, P. vulgaris v2.0, whole genome shotgun sequence.
TTTGGGTCCTTGCCAGTCAACTTCTTTACAAGCTCCTGGACGGCTGGGATCCGTGTTGATCCACCCACAAGGATAACCTCATCAAGATCCTTGAAGGAGAGTTTTGCATCCCTCAATGAGTTTTCAACTGGTGTCCTGAGCCTGAACACAATTCATACAAGTACAAACATGGTTAAGTAGTTTCTTCCGCTTTGGTGAAAGCAGCAAAATCTTATGTTTGCCATCCATTCAAATTCAATGCAATTCAAATTTACTGTTACCTGTCAAGAAGATCTGAACACAGTTCCTCGAATTTAGCCCTTGTGAGGGTTGTCTCGATATGTTTGGGACCATCCGCTGTAGCAGTAATGAACGGTAAACTGAAAACATTGGCACAAAATCTCAGTGGTTTGCTTAATAGCACAAGTCACAatgcaatgaaaaaaaatacaggGAAAAAATGTAGTAATTGGAACAACCGAGAAAGGAAAATACCTAAGGTTAGTTTGAGTCAATGATGAGAGCTCCATCTTGGCTTTCTCGGCTGTCTCAGTGAGACGCTGAAGAGCTTGTTTGTCTTTCAAGAGGTCTATGCCTTCATCTCTCTTGAAGTTGGAAGCCAACCAGTCAACAATTCTCTACAGCCAAAGAAAGGTACAAAAGAAAACAGTCAGCGAACCACAATTAACAGAAGTTTCTACAATTTATCAGAATCAGAAAAAATCGCAACCTTATCAAAATCATCACCACCCAGGTGAGTATCCCCAGAAGTAGACAGCACCTCAAACACTCCATCGCCAACCTCAAGCACGGAGACATCAAAGGTGCCACCTCCAAGGTCAAAGACCAAGATAGTTTcattgtttttcctttcaaaGCCATAGGCCAAGGATGCAGCAGTTGGTTCGTTGATAATCCTAAGAACCTCAAAACCAGCAATCCTACCAGCATCCTTGGTAGCAGTCCTCTGCGAGTCATTGAAATAAGCAGGAACAGTAACAACAGCCTTGGTCACTTTATCGTTCAAAAACTTGGAAGCATCGTCCACAAGCTTCCTCAACACCTACACAGCACACACAAGTGGCTATCAATAACACAGCAACCCAGCAAGTAACATTGTGAATGtaagaaaatagaaagaaaagaaaaatgaccTGGGCAGAAATTTCTTCAGCAGCGAACTGTTTACCAATGGCGGGGCAATCGAGTTTGACGTTGCCGTTGTCGTCTCTGATGACTTTGTAAGAGACCTGCTTGGATTCCTCGTCTACCTCAGACATCTTCCTGCCAATGAACCTCTTGACGGAGAAGAAGGTGTTCTCGGGGTTGACGACGGCCTGACGCTTGGCGATTTGGCCGACGAGTCTGTCGCCGTTTTTGGTGTAGGCGACGACGGAGGGGGTGGTTCTCTGGCCCTCGGCGTTGGTGATGATGGTGGGCTTGCCGCCTTCCATGGCGGCGACGGCGGAGTTGGTGGTTCCCAAGTCGATACCAACGACTTTCTCATTGACGACACGGAGAGGAAGGACCCTCCTGGGCTTGCTCTTGACCTTGATGAAGGCTTTGGTGTTTAGCCTCTGACCTAAGAATAGGGTTCGGGAACCGGCGAAGGAGGGGGTTCCGAGACCGTGTATTTGAGCGGTTGAGGAAGCCATGTTTAATTAGTACGGCGGAACCCTAATTATGGTAATtgagagatagagagagaaaaagagagagagaaagagagagagaaggtgAGAGGCTAAGAGCGTGGTTGGAAGCTCAGAGAAGAAGGgatgaagaagaataagaaggaGGGTTTTGGGAGAGGATCAGCAGGTGCTTCGTTATGTTACATGCTTTTagttttaaagatattttt
Proteins encoded in this region:
- the LOC137832917 gene encoding stromal 70 kDa heat shock-related protein, chloroplastic-like, yielding MASSTAQIHGLGTPSFAGSRTLFLGQRLNTKAFIKVKSKPRRVLPLRVVNEKVVGIDLGTTNSAVAAMEGGKPTIITNAEGQRTTPSVVAYTKNGDRLVGQIAKRQAVVNPENTFFSVKRFIGRKMSEVDEESKQVSYKVIRDDNGNVKLDCPAIGKQFAAEEISAQVLRKLVDDASKFLNDKVTKAVVTVPAYFNDSQRTATKDAGRIAGFEVLRIINEPTAASLAYGFERKNNETILVFDLGGGTFDVSVLEVGDGVFEVLSTSGDTHLGGDDFDKRIVDWLASNFKRDEGIDLLKDKQALQRLTETAEKAKMELSSLTQTNLSLPFITATADGPKHIETTLTRAKFEELCSDLLDRLRTPVENSLRDAKLSFKDLDEVILVGGSTRIPAVQELVKKLTGKDPNVTVNPDEVVALGAAVQAGVLAGDVSDIVLLDVSPLSLGLETLGGVMTKIIPRNTTLPTSKSEVFSTAADGQTSVEINVLQGEREFVRDNKSLGSFRLDGIPPAPRGVPQIEVKFDIDANGILSVAAIDKGTGKKQDITITGASTLPSDEVARMVNEAEKFSKEDKEKRDAIDTKNQADSVVYQTEKQLKELGDKVPGPVKEKVEAKLGELKDAISGDAIQAIKDAMAALNQEVMQLGQSLYNQPGAAAAGGPTPPPGADAGPSESSGKGPEGDVIDADFTDSK